The stretch of DNA CGAGTCGGCGGCTTGGCTGGCCGCGATTTTCGACCCGAGAGACGACCTCTTGGCCGACGAAACAGCCCTTCTCGAAGTTGAGAGCGTTTCTGATGCCGGCGACGTTCGGAATCTGGCCGTCGAGTTCGGTTTCGAACAGCGGCGTTCCGGCTTCAAGGGTGAGCGAGTCCCACGTCTCGTAGCCAAAGGGACTGGCTGCCATGCCGAAATAGAGCAGCGCGTCGAGCACTTCTTCTGCTTGGTCTGCGGTGCAGACTACCTCGTAGCCCTCCTCCCCAGTCGGGGCGTCGGTTGCGATGACGGTGACGCCCGCCTCGCCCATCGACCCACGGTCGAACGAGAGTGGGCCTTCGGGCGCGCCGGGACCAGTCAGGACGCTTGCGATTTTTTCGGTGGCTTTCGGGCCGTGGACGCCGAACACGGCGAAGTCGTCGGTGGCGACGCTGATGTCCACGTCTTGGATGAACGTCTTGCCTTGCCAGTCGTCTGCGAGTGCTTGTGCGTGGTCAGGCGGCGTGAACAGCAAGAGGCGCTCGCCCGCGTTGTAGACGTACATGTCCAGCTTGACGCGGCCTTGCGGGTCGAGAAGCAGTGAATAGACGCCCTGTCCGTCGTCGGTCGGGACGGAGTTCGAGATGGCGTTGTCCACGAACGCGACGCAGTCGTCGCCTTCGACGAGGACGACGCCGTAGCCCATCTCGATGACGCCAACGACGTTCCGGACGGCCTTGTGCGCCTGTGCGGGTCGCCCGTAGTGACGGACGACGCGACGGCCGCCGCGCTCTGTGAACGTTGCGCCGTGGTCTTCGTGGAATCCCTCGACGACAGTCATGGCTGGTGGTATTTGCTGGCCGGGAATAAACCTCGCCCTCTACGGCGAGAACTTCCCGAGAATCCGGTCTATCAGTGACGGTTCGTCTTCTGCCTCTCCCGGCTCTGGAACGACCTTGTCGTCTGGGAGGATGACGGTTCGTGCCCCTTCGTCGGTTACCTCGATGAGCCCGGCGTCTTTCAGGCTCGCCAGTGCGTCTTCGAGTTCGTCGATGGAAATGTCTGCGTGCGCCCGCAGTTCGAACACGGTCAGCCCCTCGCCCTTTCTATCGACCAAGGCGTCGAGCACCGCAACCTCCGTCGCGTCGCGGTTCCGATACTCACGCTTTGCCCTCATACGCCACTGTATGTCGGGATACATCTTACCCTTGTCCCCCACCTGTCAGCTTGTTTGTTGTTTCACCCCCCGAAACGGGGGGTCATTTCGCTCCCACGTGGCCGTCTGGAGTACAGGAAACAGTACTCTTATACTCGCACGTTGGGATGCAATTGCCAATGAGTCTCAAGTGTTCGCTCCTCGGCCACCGGTACGGCGAACTGGAAGTCGAACGGGAGCGAGAGGAGCGCGGGAGCGAAGTCGTGGTGACGGTGCGTGAAATCGAGGTGTGCGAGCGCTGTGGGGGCACGCAGGTGCGCTCTGAAGCCAAAGAGGTCACGACGATGGAGACGGCGCAACGAGCGCCAGAACCCGTCGAGGACGAACCCGTCTCCGATGACGCAGCCGCTGTCACAGAACCCGACGAGGAACCCGCCGACTTCGAATCGACCGACGAGACAGGCGACGAGGAGGCCGTCCCGTCAGACCCTGCAGACGAAGATGTCGAAATCATCGATGAGCACGAAGCCGCAGACGTGGGGCACGATTCGGCCCCGAACTTAGCGGAAGTCGAGCAGTACGAGGAACTGGACGACTTAGACCCCGAACAGGACGACGGCATCATCCTCACCGACGAGGAAGAGGAGGTGCCACAGCGCAAACCCGGCGAGTGGCCGGACGAACCAGAGCACGTCGACCCGACGGACACGAGCTGGGTGCGAAACGGCGACGGCGACGATGCTGCAGCGGAGCTTGACGAGCCTGCTCCGGCCACGCGGCCGGGCGATGGCCACTTCCACTGTCCGAAGTGCGACTTCGAGACCGAGGTGCGCGAATCCCCACTGCGCGAAGGTGACATCTGTCCGTCGTGCAAGCAGGGGTATCTCGACCGGGTTGCGACGCGAAAAGAGTAAAACCTGGCTACGCAAACACCTGTTCATGAAGGAGTATAAGATGCGCCGTGGCGAGACGCTCGAAGAGCGAATCCCCGACATGAAAGCAACCGTCGAAGACTACTTTGGGACAATCACGGGGACGGAAGATTTCAAAGGAAGTGACCTCTTCGTCGTTGGCGAACCCAAGAACCCAGTGTTCACGCGCATCATTGCCGGTGCGGTCAAATACAGCGGCAAAAAGGACAAACTCGCCGTCCACTTCGAAGAGCGAGACGCAAAAGAGATTCTCGATAAAGGCCTCGCAGACCACGCCGCAGACGCCGTGAGCGCCAAAAACGACTTCCTCCTTGAAGCCACGGGTCGCGACGCAAAGAGCCGCCGAAAGTCGATGAAGCGCGAAGTCGAAGACGACTCGCCGGACTTCTAACCCCGATTCGACGTCGGTTCAGATTTTTCGGACAGTCCGCAAATAATACCTAGATTTATCGTCGTATGGTACGTAGTAACATACTGGCCTTCCGTGAGTGCTACTATGGTGGGAGTCAATAGCACGGAGTGAGGCCGCACTGTCTGTCATGGTCTTTCATACTCTCGGGCCCTTTTTGCCCGCAGAGAGAAAAGTCGAGCGCGCTTAGCGGCCGCCGAGTTTCTGGCGGCTGATAGAGACGCCCGTTGGCGTGAGGATAAGCTGGTCGTCGTCTTTCTGGACGATGTCGCC from Haladaptatus sp. ZSTT2 encodes:
- the ygfZ gene encoding CAF17-like 4Fe-4S cluster assembly/insertion protein YgfZ, whose protein sequence is MTVVEGFHEDHGATFTERGGRRVVRHYGRPAQAHKAVRNVVGVIEMGYGVVLVEGDDCVAFVDNAISNSVPTDDGQGVYSLLLDPQGRVKLDMYVYNAGERLLLFTPPDHAQALADDWQGKTFIQDVDISVATDDFAVFGVHGPKATEKIASVLTGPGAPEGPLSFDRGSMGEAGVTVIATDAPTGEEGYEVVCTADQAEEVLDALLYFGMAASPFGYETWDSLTLEAGTPLFETELDGQIPNVAGIRNALNFEKGCFVGQEVVSRVENRGQPSRRLVGIVCEELPEAGATVSVDGEEVGTVTRAVESPSRDEPLALAYVEYGLTEFDLKVGKTTGTIERLPFVEGSQKSGRLPTYLD
- a CDS encoding DUF6432 family protein; the encoded protein is MRAKREYRNRDATEVAVLDALVDRKGEGLTVFELRAHADISIDELEDALASLKDAGLIEVTDEGARTVILPDDKVVPEPGEAEDEPSLIDRILGKFSP
- a CDS encoding DUF7093 family protein; this encodes MSLKCSLLGHRYGELEVEREREERGSEVVVTVREIEVCERCGGTQVRSEAKEVTTMETAQRAPEPVEDEPVSDDAAAVTEPDEEPADFESTDETGDEEAVPSDPADEDVEIIDEHEAADVGHDSAPNLAEVEQYEELDDLDPEQDDGIILTDEEEEVPQRKPGEWPDEPEHVDPTDTSWVRNGDGDDAAAELDEPAPATRPGDGHFHCPKCDFETEVRESPLREGDICPSCKQGYLDRVATRKE
- a CDS encoding DUF5611 family protein, whose protein sequence is MKEYKMRRGETLEERIPDMKATVEDYFGTITGTEDFKGSDLFVVGEPKNPVFTRIIAGAVKYSGKKDKLAVHFEERDAKEILDKGLADHAADAVSAKNDFLLEATGRDAKSRRKSMKREVEDDSPDF